From the genome of Streptomyces sp. NBC_00523:
TCCCGCTCTTCCACAGCCGCGACCTGGTCCACTGGACGCAGATCGGCAACGTCCTCGACCGCCCCGAGCAGCTGCACCTGACCCCGGGGACCCGGGCCTCCGGCGGCATCTACGCGCCGACGCTCCGGCACCACGACGGCCGGTTCTGGCTCGTCGTCACCAATGTCGAGGTGGGCAACCTGCTGTTCACCACCACCGACCCGGCCGGCCCCTGGTCCGACCCGGTCCCGCTGCCCGGCGTCCCCGGCATCGATCCGGACCTGGCCTGGGACGAGGACGGCAGCTGCTGGTGCACCGTGGCCGGGGTCTCCCAGGTCCGCATCGACCCGCACACCGGCGAGGCCCTGGGCGAACCGCGCCGCATCTGGTCCGGGGCGCCCGGGGCGAAGGCGCCGGAAGCGCCTCACCTCTACCGGATCGGCGACCACTGGTACCTGGTCATCGCGGAGGGCGGCACCGAGCGCGGGCACGCCGTCTCCGTCGCGCGCGGCCCGTCGCCCGCCGGGCCGTTCGAGCCGTGCCCGGACAACCCCGTGCTCACCCACCGGGGCCGCGAGCACCCCGTCCAGAACACCGGCCACGGCGACCTGGTGCAGGGGCCGGACGGCTCCTGGTGGCTGGTGCTCCTCGGCGTGCGGCCGGGCGGCGGCACCCCCGGCTGGCACGTGCTCGGCCGGGAGACCTTCCTCGCGCCGGTGACCTGGGTGGACGGCTGGCCCGTCGTCGGCGAGGTGGCCACCGAACTCCCGGCGCCGCCCTGGCCGTTGACGCCCGTGCCCGACGCCCCGGCGCGGGACGACTTCGATGAGGCCGAGCCGCGCCCGTACTGGATCTCGCCCCGCCGCTCGACCGCCGGACGGGCCGGGACGAAGGAGCGCCCCGGCTGGCTGACCCTGCACGGGCGGGGCGGCACGCTGGACGACCCGGACGCGGTGTTCACCGGCCGCCGCCAGCAGCACCTGGCTTGCCGGGCACGGGCGTTGACCGACGCGGCGGACGGCCACGGCGGGCTCGCGGTCCGGCTCGACGAGGCGCATCACTACGCGGTCGAGGCGGGCGGCGGCCAGATCCGGCTCGTCGCCCGCATCGGCCCGCTCCGCACGGTGGTCGCGTCCCGCCCGGCGCCCGCCGGACCGGTGGTGCTCGGGATCGACATCGTGCCCACCCGGGCCCCGCTCGACCCGTGCACCGGCCCGGACACGGTGTCCCTGGGCGTCGAAGAGCCGGACGGCACGTTCACCGCGCTCGGCTCCCTCGACGGGCGCTACCTCTCCACGGAGGTGACCGGCGGCTTCACGGGCCGGGTGATCGGC
Proteins encoded in this window:
- a CDS encoding glycoside hydrolase family 43 protein; this encodes MPVRDQTGTTVSNPVIPGFHPDPSVCRVGDDYYLACSSFEYFPGIPLFHSRDLVHWTQIGNVLDRPEQLHLTPGTRASGGIYAPTLRHHDGRFWLVVTNVEVGNLLFTTTDPAGPWSDPVPLPGVPGIDPDLAWDEDGSCWCTVAGVSQVRIDPHTGEALGEPRRIWSGAPGAKAPEAPHLYRIGDHWYLVIAEGGTERGHAVSVARGPSPAGPFEPCPDNPVLTHRGREHPVQNTGHGDLVQGPDGSWWLVLLGVRPGGGTPGWHVLGRETFLAPVTWVDGWPVVGEVATELPAPPWPLTPVPDAPARDDFDEAEPRPYWISPRRSTAGRAGTKERPGWLTLHGRGGTLDDPDAVFTGRRQQHLACRARALTDAADGHGGLAVRLDEAHHYAVEAGGGQIRLVARIGPLRTVVASRPAPAGPVVLGIDIVPTRAPLDPCTGPDTVSLGVEEPDGTFTALGSLDGRYLSTEVTGGFTGRVIGLYAASGTVRFDWFAYEPL